From the Paraflavitalea soli genome, the window CTTTCCAATCTTTAGTCAATAGACGATTACCGGATTAAAGTATACGCGCTTATAATATTTTTTCTTTGGCTTAACTTGCAGTATGAGCTTACCGATCTTCTATATTGAATCTGCCGCCTCGGTCAATGATATCCTTACGTTGCCGGAAGAAGCTTCCAAACATATTATACAGGTATTGCGCAAACAGGTTGGTGAGCAGGTACAGCTAACAGATGGCAAGGGCAATCTGCTGACGGCGGAGATCATCAACGATCACAAAAAGAAATGCGGGGTTCGTATCACGCAATTGCAGCATACACCGGCGCCTGAGCGCTCTATTACTATAGCTATCTCGCTGCTGAAGAATGCCAGCCGCTTTGAATGGTTCCTGGAAAAAGCAACGGAGATAGGCATACAAACGATTATTCCCTTGTTGTGTGAGCGTACGGAGCGGGAGCATTTCCGGTACGATAGAATGGTAAGTATTCTCACGAGCGCCATGCTGCAAAGTCAGCAAAGCTGGTTGCCGGTGCTGCACCAGCCGGTAGGCTATGAACAGTTGTTCCGGCAGGAAGAAATAATGGGTACAGCTCAAAAGTTTATAGCGCATTGTCTGGAAGATGACCGCCTTGATTTACGCCAGGCGGTACAAGGAACGCAGCCTTCACAGATCATCCTCATAGGCCCCGAAGGAGATTTTACTCCTGATGAGATTGCCCTGGCCCTGCAGCACCAGTTTGTACCGGTAACGTTGGGCATCAATCGCCTGCGTACAGAAACAGCGGGGGTAGTAGCGGCTACCTTATTGAAGATCGTTTAGTGCGCCATATCGTCTTTGTTGACGGTTGGTTCATCCAGCTTGGGTGCATTCAGCTGTACCACATGCTTTTTTTGCTGGCGTTTGCGCATGGTCATATTGAGGAGTTCCACACCAAAAGAGAAGGCCATACCGAAGTAGATATAGTTCTTCAGGTGAAGTTCATGGGCTTTTTCCGAATCCCAGCCTTCTATCAGGAGGCTTAACCCGATCATCACGAGGAATGAAAGGGCCAGCATTTTGATGGTGGGGTGCTCTTGTATAAAGCTGGATATTTTGGGGCTGAACAGGAACATTACGATCATAGCAATCACTACGGCAGCGATCATGATCTCCACATGCTTGGCTGTACCACCGGCGGTAATAATGCTGTCGAATGAGAATACAGCATCAATGAGCATGATCTGGCCCAGGGCCTGTCCGAGGCTCAATGGTTTCTTATTTTTTGTAGATGCATTGGGATCTTCGCCTTCCAGTTTATGGTGTATTTCCATCACTGTTTTATAGATCAGGAAGAGGCCACCGGCTAACATTACGAGACTGGCGAGGTCGAAGCCTTTACCAAACCAGCTTTCGGGGATCACATACTTACCTTTTTGGGATAACAGCCAGCCAAGGCCCATCAGTAATAAACTACGTACGATAATACCACTGATCATCCAGAAGCGCCGGGCCTTCTTTACCTCTTTTTCGGTATGCAGGCGGTTCATGATAATACTTACAAAGATCACGTTGTCGATACCCAACACAATTTCCAGGATAACCAGTATCACAAAACTGATGATACTATCCGTCGTAAAAAGATGTTCCATTTGTATATATAAGTTGAATAAGCAGCTAATTGTTACACTAATTCCTGACATATATTCTGTACAATAGCAGGGCCTTCATAAATAAAGCCTGTCCATACCTGTACCAGTGCTGCCCCTGCCTGTAATTTTTCCTTTGCATCGGCGCCGGTAAAGATGCCGCCGGAAGCAATGACAGGTATTGCTCCATGGGTCTTTTGGGTAATGTATTGAACGATCTCGGTAGATCGTTGCGTGAGGGGTTTGCCGCTTAATCCTCCGGCGCCAATGGCTTCCAGCTCAGCTGTGGGAGACTGAAGGCCGGCGCGGTTGATGGTTGTATTGGTGGCTACCAGGCCGTCCAGTTTAATTTCAAGGGCCAGGTCAATGACATCGTCAATCTGTTCCTGTGTGAGGTCGGGCGCAATTTTCAGCAATAAAGGTTTGGGCTCCTGTTTGGTGCCGGCCAGGGTTTGGTTGATGGTCTGAAGATGGGATAAGATCTTTCTCAGGGCATCTTTTTCCTGTAATTCCCGCAAACCGGGGGTGTTGGGCGAACTTACATTGACCACGAAATAATCTACCCAATTGAACAGTTCGCGGAAGCATATTTCATAATCCTTCCAGGCATCTTCATTGGGCGTGACTTTGTTTTTGCCGATGTTGCCACCGATGATGAGGGGTAAGGGGCGAGTAGCGAGTGACGAGCGGTCTGCTTCTTTCTTCACTCTCCAGTCCTTTAAACGCCTGGCCACCACTTTCACACCTTCATTATTGAAGCCCATGCGGTTGACCAGGGCTTTGTCCTTTGGTAAGCGGAAGAGGCGGGGTTGATCGTTACCTGCCTGTGGCTGGGGGGTAACGGTACCAATCTCTACATAGCCAAAACCCAGGGCTTCGAGTTCATTGAGGTAAAGGGCATTTTTGTCGAACCCTGCGGCCAACCCTACCGGGTTTTTAAAATGCAGACCAAACAGCTCATGCTCCAGGCTTTTGCTGGCAGGGGTGTTTTTCTTACTGATGATGCGCTTTAAGAAACCAACCTTACAGGCCAGTTTTAAAGCATTCATGGAAAAATGGTGTACTCCTTCCGTGGGGAACAGGAACAATAGTTGTCGGATGAACGTATACATAGACGGCTGCGAAGATATTTCTTTATCAAACGTTTGCCGTCGCAAAGTGGCAATATTTTACCGCTGTGCTTCCGGGAAGGGTAAAGCCGGTTAAAATTACCCTGGCAGCTTGATGACCATGTAATCAGTATAAGGCGCTGATTATGAATACAGCATTATGCTGCTGGCGGGCGTTTTGAAAACTTCTTCCTTCTTGTTACCTTTGGTATACAAAGTTGCATAAACAACTAACTTATTTAGAAACAATAAACTTCTTTATATGCAAGAGGCTTACATCGTAGCAGGATTTCGTACTGCTGTAGGTAAATCAAAGCGGGGTGTGTTCAGGTTTTACCGGCCTGATGACCTGGCTGTCGATGTGATCAAGGGGCTGATGGCATCGGTGCCGCAGCTGGACGCTAAAAGAGTGGATGATCTGATTGTGGGCAATGCGGTACCGGAAGCGGAGCAGGGATTGCAGGTAGGCCGTATCATTGCGGCCCGGGCATTGGGATTTGATATTCCGGGTATGACGGTGAACCGCTATTGCGCTTCGGGACTGGAGACAATTGCGATCGCTACTGCCAAGATCAGGAGCGGACAGGCAGAATGTATAGTGGCAGGTGGTACGGAGAGCATGAGCCTGGTACCTACCGCAGGATGGAAAACGGTACCTGCTTATTCGATTGCCAAAGATGAGCCGGATTATTACCTCAGTATGGGACTTACGGCAGAAGCAGTGGCAAAAGAATACAATGTGAACCGCGAGGATCAGGATGCTTTTTCCTACAACTCTCACAAGAAAGCGATCAACGCCATACAACAGGGTTATTTCAAGAGCGGCATTTTGCCAATCACGGTTGAGCAGGTATATGTGGATGAAAAAGGAAAGAAGAAAACCAAGAGTTATGTGGTAGATACGGATGAAGGGCCGCGCCAGGATACGAGTGTGGAAGCATTGGCTAAGTTGAAGCCGGTGTTTGCGCTGAATGGCTCGGTAACAGCAGGTAATTCTTCCCAAACATCAGACGGTGCAGCTTTTGTGATCGTGATGGGTGAAAGAATGGTGAATGAGCTGGGATTGAAACCCATTGCACGTTTGGTGAACTGTGCTTCGGCCGGTGTACATCCACGTATTATGGGTATTGGCCCGGTGGAAGCAGTACCCAAGGTACTGCGGCAGGCCAATATGAACCTGGGACAGATAGACCTGGTAGAACTGAATGAAGCTTTTGCTTCACAGGCACTGGCCGTGATACGTAAACTGGAGATCAATCCTGATATTGTAAATATCAATGGGGGCGCCATTGCACTGGGTCACCCGCTGGGCTGTACTGGTACCAAACTTACCATCCAGATCACCAATGATATGAAAAGGCTCAATAAGAAATATGGTATTGTGACAGCCTGCGTAGGTGGTGGCCAGGGAATAGCCGGAATTATTGAGAATATTAATTAGGGGAAGAATACAGCATTTAGAATACAGAATACAGAAGGAATACAGGAGTCGGATAATAAGCGTATTGAATGCTATGTTTGGACAATATGATCCGGACATAGCATTTTGTTTTAATGCATAGGGCGGTTGTTTTAGTCCAGGAATTGGCTATTGATGCAATATATTGACTGTTGGTTCCTATATTCTGTATTCTGTCTCCTGTATTCTATATTCTTTCCTACGTGTTCTTACGAAAAATGCAGGGAAATGTACTCGTTGGGGTGATTTCTGGTCAAATGGCAGCATTTTTGTTTATACCATGCCAGAGAAAATGTCGTTTCTACCAGGAGCAATTGTCCTGATAGAAGTGAACACCCCAAAATCAAACCTATGGATAGAAGATCATTCTTCCTGCTTAATAAGAAGACGAATCCGTCTGCCGAACAATCCTATGCCGGACTACGATTCATTACTTCCGGATTGGCTCCCTACGCCGGGCCGTGGACATCGGCCGAAGTAGCCCACCTGCTCAAGCGCACGATGTTCGGTTCTACCAAATCAGATATAGACTATTTTAAATCAATGTCGGTATCGAATGCAGTAGATGCTTTATTAACGATCTCTGCTGCCCCGGCCCCTCCTGTAAAGACTTATGACAATACAGGCATTGCAGGCGGCGATCCTGAATTAGCGATAGCCGCAGGTACTACCTGGGTCAATACACCTACTATTGATGAGGAAGCCAATGATAAAAGGATCGTATCCTGGAAAAGCTGGTGGACGGGTTTGCTGATCAACCAGAATCGCAGCATTACGGAAAAAATGATCCTGTTCTGGCACCATCACTTTGCTACAGAAGCCAGCATGTATAGAAATGGCATTGCTGCTTACCAGCACTATGTATTGCTGCACCAAATGGCACTGGGTAACTTCAAAACGCTGGTACGGGGTGTTACGCTCGACCTGGCCATGCTGCGCTACCTGAATGGCTACCTGAATATCAAGGATGCTCCTGATGAAAACTACGGACGTGAATTGCAGGAGTTGTTTACGCTTGGGAAGGAGAATAACCCTAATTATACAGAAGCGGATGTGCTGGCTGCGGCCCGTGTGCTGACGGGCTGGACAATTGACAAGGCTACTGAAACAGTGAAGTTTGATCCTGCCAAACACGATACTACCAGCAAAACGTTTTCTTCTTTTTACGGCACCACCATCGCCGGTCGCAGTGATGCCACAGCCGGGGATGCTGAACTGGATGATATGCTCACGATGATCTTCAATAAGAAGGTAGAAGTATCCGAGTTCATTGTGCGCAAGCTATACCGCTGGTTTTGTTATTATATTATTGATGCCAATACTGAAACAAATGTGATCAAACCATTGGCACTGCTTTTCCGCAATGGCAATTGGGAGATCAAGCCGGTACTGGCTACCTTGTTTAAAAGTGAGCATTTCTTTGATGCATTGAACCAGGGCTGCCTGATCAAGAGCCCGGTAGACCTGACTGTGGGCCTTTGCCGCGAATTCAATGTGGTGTTTCCTGCCGCTACGGATTATACGCATGTCTATAATATGTGGGGATTTGTGCAGGACCAGGGCGGCAATATGCAGCAGAATATTGGTGATCCTCCCGGGGTATCGGGCTGGCCTGCTTATTATCAGCTGCCCCAGTTTCATGAAATGTGGATCAACTCAGATACCTTGCCCAAGCGGAATATATTTAGCGATATCCTGATCACTATTGGTTATATGCGTGATGGCCTGACGCTTAAAATAGACCCGGTAGCATTTGCTAAAACGCTGCCCAATCCAGGGGATCCGAATGCCTTGATCAACGATTCGCTGGCGATTCTCTACAGGGTGCCCTTGTCGGACGCTTCGAAGCTAACGATTAAGAAGCAGATACTGCTCACTAACCAGGATCAGGATCATTACTGGACGAATGCCTGGACTGCGCATATTACGAATCCGACCAATGATACCGCTTACCAGGTGGTGAACATGCGCTTGCAGTCGATGTACAAATATTTCATGAACCTGGCCGAATACCAATTATCCTGAAAGCCCCAACCCAATAGCTATGAAACGCAGAGATTTTGTCAAACAAAGTTTACCGGCAGCAGTCACCCTGCCCGCGCTGATCAACGGCTTTTCTGTAAAAGCCTACACGGGTGCTTCACCCATCGTACAGGCTTTACTGGGCGCTCCTCCAACGGATACGGACAAAGTGCTGGTATTGATTCAGCTCAATGGAGGTAATGACGGGCTGAACATGGTGATCCCGGTTGAGTTTTATGGTAACTATTATAATGCCCGTAAGAATATTGCTATACCCCAAAATAAAGTACTTACGCTGAATGGCACCACCAAAACGGCCCTTCATCCGGGCATGGTGGGGATGCAAACCTTGTTCAATGAAGGCAAATTATCCATTGTGCAATCTGTGGGTATCCCGGCCCCCAGCTTTTCGCATTTCAGGGCTACGGATATCTGGATGAGTGCTTCCGATCCGGAAGAGGTGCTGAATTCGGGTTGGGCTGGCAGGTACCTGGGTACCCAGTTTCCGAATTATCCCAATGGATATCCCAATACACAGGTGCCCGATCCGCTGGCCATCCAGATCGGTGCTATTCCCTCACTGGCCTTGCAGGGGCCGGTGATGAATATGGCCATGAATATCTTTGATCCCAACAGTTTTTATGATTTCCTGGATGGGGTACAGGATACAGTGCCTGATACGCCCTGGGGTAAGGAATTGAAATACATACGGCTGATTGCCGGGCAAACGGAACAATACTCCAATGTGATCAGGGCGGCTGCAGCCAAGGTGACATCGCAGGGTAGTTATCCTGGCAACAACTATTTGGCGCAGCAATTAAAGATCGTGGCCAGGCTGGTAAAAGGAGGATTGAAGACCCGTGTGTACATGGTGACCACCGGTGGTTTTGATACGCATTCGGACCAGGTGAATTCGCTGGATACCACCATCGGTTCGCATAATAATCTGCTGGCTGGCCTGTCCAATGCCATCAAGTCGTTCATGGATGACCTGGAAGGGCTGGGTGTAGCAGACAGGGTGATCGGGTTGACCTTTTCGGAGTTTGGCCGCCGCATCAAGTCCAACGGTAGTTTGGGTACCGATCACGGCTCCGCGGCGCCCATGTTTGTGTTTGGTAAAAATGTGCGGCCGGGTATCGTGGGGAATAGTCCTTTTATTCCTGCTTCGGTCTCTGTCAATGACAATATTCCCTTCCAATATGATTTCCGGAGTATCTATGCCTCCTTGCTGCAGCAATGGTTTTGTGTAAATGCCACCGATCTGGAAACGATCATGCTGCGCAATTTCCAGCAAATACCCCTGGCGGTCAATGCGGCCTGCGGTACTACCGGGCTGGATGATATTATCCGGGGGGCTGGCGAAGAGCTGATCACGAATTATCCCAATCCATTTGTGGAGAGTACCTCCATTACCTTCCGCACAAAAGGCGGGCATACCCTGGTGCAGGTGATGGATGGGCTGGGCAGGGTGGTGAAAACGCTTACAGACAAAGTGTATACCCCCGGCGTGTATACCCTGTCTTTTAACAGCTATGGACTGCCCACCGGCGTTTACTATGCCCGCTTCCAGAATGGAGCGATACAGCAGGTGCGGTCAATGCTGAAAACGCGGTAAAGCGGCGAACTATGGATGAATCGTCTGTTTTTAACCCACGGAATGCGGTATTCCACTTCCGAAATACGAAATTTAAGCCCCATTAGGGGCTTTTTTCTTTTCATATAGTAAATAGTTCTAAATTGCTGATGATTGGGAATCCATACAATTCGATAGCTTTACTGAAAGCAAACTGATTCGAAACCTACTATGTTGAAATTGTTTATCACTGACGACCACGAGTTATACCTTGAAGGGCTGACATTATTATTGAATAAGCAGGAGGGTATCCGGGTAGTAGGGTCGGCATTGACAGGGGAAAGCCTGTTACAAAAACTGCCTGACCTGGATATAGATGTCCTGTTATTGGATGTACACCTGCCTGATATTGAAGAAGAAGACCTGCTGAAGAAGATCAGGTCATTAAAACCGCAGCTGAAGATACTTTACCTTACTATTATGCGTGGTACCCGCTATATCCACAAGCTGGTAAAATATGATATTCAGGGGTATTTGCTCAAGAATTCCAGTATAGATGAGTTGAAGCAGGCCCTGCATACGATTGCCGGGGGACAGAAATATTTCAGCAAGGAAATTAATATCCTGGACACGGAGCAGGACTTCCGCCATACGATCACGATCGAGGATAAAAAAGTGGATGAGATCCTATCCCGGCGTGAAATAGAAATACTGACCCTCATTTGCAAAGAATACAGCAATTCCGAAATAGCCGAGAAGCTGTTTCTCAGCGTAAGCACGGTCGAAACCCATCGTAAGAACCTCATTGCCAAGCTGGGTGTCAACAATACAGTAGGGCTGGTAAAGTTTGCCCTCAAGAACAGGCTGATCGATTAATACAGGTTTATTGAATTAAAACTACCCAAACACCAGAAATCGCTATCTTGCCGCAGTAATCTGTTAATCAGTGAAATATTGGTTACTGGTCCTTTCCTTATTCAGTGTGTCTCTTCATGCCCCCGCCCAGGTTGATACGAATTACCTGAAGGCGCTGTATGACCGCTGCCTTGATTTCTCAGAAGATAAGGCCGACTCGATCCTCCATTACGCTACGCTGATCAAAAAAGAATCAGACCAGCTGCATTTTAACAAAGGTGATGTTTTATCCCTCCGGCTCAAAGGCATCTTTGAAGAAATGAGCAGCAATTATTCAGGTGCTATTGAATATTACCTGCAATCGCTGGATGCTTCCAGGAAGCTGACGGATGTAGCCTATGAGAAAGCTGCTTTGAGTGATCTGGCCATTGCCTACGCCAATATTAAAGAACCACTAAAGGCCAAGGATTTTTACCTGCAGGCAGCGAAAATATCAAAAGGAACGGGTGATGTATATGACCTGGTGAATACCTATAATAACCTGGCTGTTATTTATACACAGCTCAAGCAATTAGACAGCGCGAAGTTACTGTTGAATGATGCCATTCGATACGGAAAGCCTTATGAAAAAGAGATCGATCTTTCGAGTTCTTACAACAATATGGGCAACCTGTATTGCCAGGAAAAAAAATATGATGAGGCATTGACCTATTTCCGGCGTAATTATGAGCAGCATATAAAAGGAGATAATCCCGGTGATCTGTGGGTAGACCTGCTGAACCTGGCAGATGTATACAGTGAGAAGAAACAGTTTGATTCTGCCAATAAATATGTACAACTGGCCATGAAGCTGGCGCTGGAACTGGAGTCGAAAGGAAAAGAGGCAGATACCTATGGCATTCTGGCCAAGCTGGCTGAATACAAAGGTGATTATCGCACAGCCTATGACAACCTGAAGAAATGGTACAAACTGGATACTGCCATCATCAATGGCGATACCTATAAAACGATTGCAGAATTGCAGGAACGGTTTCATGCCAAGGACCGGGAAGCGGCCAATAAACTGTTGAAAGAGCAGGTAGAGAAAGAGTCCCTTAGAACCAAGATAGTAACCATTGTAGCCATCGCCATGGCGGCGATCATTATATTGGTTGCCATTGCATTCATCACAAAACGAAACGCCAACCGCCGGTTGAAGAATATCAATGAGCTGATCGTTCAGCAAAATGAAAAGCTGGAAGAGCTGAATTATGAAAAGAACTCCCTGATCAGTATCGTGTCACATGACCTGAGTACCCCTTTTACTACGATACAGGTATGGGGGCATGTACTGCAGGCTGAAACGGGCACTTTAACAGCCGATCAGCAAAAGGCATTGGGTAAGATCATGCAAGCCAGCAATAATGGTGAAGAGCTGATCCGCCGTGTGCTGGATGTCGAGAAAAAAGACATCGGGCAGCACCGGATGCAACTGGAAAATTTTGATCTTACCATATTTGCAGAAGAGGTTATTGACAGCTTCAGGCCCATGGCTGCCAAAAAAGATATACGGCTGCATGCTGAAATGCCAGGCAAAAATCTGTACCTGCTGAGTGATAAGCAACTGGTATCGCGTATCTGTGAAAACCTGCTATCGAACGCCATCAAGTATACTCCCCACGGTAAAAATGTATGGATCAGCATCAGCGATGAGCTGGATGCCGTGAGTATTAAGATCAGGGATGAAGGGGTAGGGATCGAAAAAGAAGAACTGCCTTACCTGTTTTCCAAGTATAGTAAAATATCCTCTCAACCTACAGATGGTGAAGCATCTACAGGACTGGGACTTTCCATCGTAAAGCGTATCGTACAGGAGATCAATGGGAAGATCTTTTGCGAGAGCGAACCCGGTAAAGGGTCCTTATTTACAGTCGTACTCAGAAAATAGTCTTTTGCCTGTATAACAATTTGTTTGGTAGCTGGTTAGCTTGATAATAACCATTCATTAGGAAATTAATGTGCTAGTTTTATCCTAATTGCTTTAATTTGCAACGCAGTAGCAATAAGGTTGAGCCTACAACATCCCATATTAAGACGTTCGCTGGCTGGTATTTTACTGGTGCTTTTTGCATTCAGTATTATGCCAAAGAAGGTGCTGCATGACCTGATCGTAAGTCATACAGACGGCGTTAATACTACAAAATCTGTCACACCGCAGATTGGCAAAGCGGGGTTTAATTGTGATTGTCAGAACCTGGTTACTGAATCGCCGTTCACGGCCGATAGCCAACAAATTACCTTAAGTTTTCCTCCACATTATAGTACGGAGCCTTGCACATTTTCAAGTCAGGTTTATACTACCGCTTTCTTTTCGCATTCCTTACGGGGGCCTCCCGCTATCAGTTAATAAGATAAAACTCTTCCGGTATTAACAGCCGGGGAGCAATTTCCATTTACCGGTAACCGGTGATTATGATCTCAATATTGACTGATAATACAAATCATGAAACAGCTTTCTATTTATTTAGTGCTGCTTGTAGCAGCCAGCCTGCGTACCCAGGCGCAATCGACTTCTTTGCATACCACGCCAACCGATAAAAATATTGTACTGAATGTATCTTTCACGGGAAAAGTAACTGACGCCAAAACAGGAGAGGTGTTGGCTGGCGCTTCGATACAATTCCCCGATCTTAAAGTAGGCAGCACTACCAACCAGCAAGGTGTATACAGGCTGCAGAATATTCCTTCCGGCAAGTACCTGGTGGAGGTGAGCTTTACTGGTTATGCTTCTATAGTTGAATCAATTGTTTTAAATGGTAATACCGAAAGGGATTTTGCACTTTCGCGGTCATATGCAGAGAATGAAGCAGTAACGGTTACCGGGGTATCATCTGCCACTTCTGTGAAAAGGACACCGGTGCCGGTGAATATCCTGAAAAAGGAAGAGTTGATGCGGGGGGTGTCTACGAACCTGATAGATGCCCTGAGCAAAACACCCGGCGTAACTCAAATATCCACCGGACCAGCTATCTCCAAGCCCTCCATTCGCGGATTGGGTTACAACCGCGTAGTGGTGGTCAATGATGGCATCAGGCAGGAAGGACAACAATGGGGTGATGAACATGGCATCGAGATCGATGAATACAATGTAACGAAAGCAGAAATACTGAAAGGGCCGGCTTCCCTGATGTATGGCAGTGATGCACTGGCGGGGGTGGTGAATTTTATTTCTATTTTACCAGCTCCGGAAGGAACAGTTAAAGGAAATGTATTTGGCACCTACCAAACCAATAACCGGCAGCGTGGCATGCATGCTGATATTGGGGGCAATCAACATGGTTTTATCTGGGGAGCCTACGGATCGTATAAAGCAGCAGCTGATTATAAGAAT encodes:
- a CDS encoding RsmE family RNA methyltransferase, translated to MSLPIFYIESAASVNDILTLPEEASKHIIQVLRKQVGEQVQLTDGKGNLLTAEIINDHKKKCGVRITQLQHTPAPERSITIAISLLKNASRFEWFLEKATEIGIQTIIPLLCERTEREHFRYDRMVSILTSAMLQSQQSWLPVLHQPVGYEQLFRQEEIMGTAQKFIAHCLEDDRLDLRQAVQGTQPSQIILIGPEGDFTPDEIALALQHQFVPVTLGINRLRTETAGVVAATLLKIV
- a CDS encoding TerC family protein, with product MEHLFTTDSIISFVILVILEIVLGIDNVIFVSIIMNRLHTEKEVKKARRFWMISGIIVRSLLLMGLGWLLSQKGKYVIPESWFGKGFDLASLVMLAGGLFLIYKTVMEIHHKLEGEDPNASTKNKKPLSLGQALGQIMLIDAVFSFDSIITAGGTAKHVEIMIAAVVIAMIVMFLFSPKISSFIQEHPTIKMLALSFLVMIGLSLLIEGWDSEKAHELHLKNYIYFGMAFSFGVELLNMTMRKRQQKKHVVQLNAPKLDEPTVNKDDMAH
- a CDS encoding quinone-dependent dihydroorotate dehydrogenase, coding for MYTFIRQLLFLFPTEGVHHFSMNALKLACKVGFLKRIISKKNTPASKSLEHELFGLHFKNPVGLAAGFDKNALYLNELEALGFGYVEIGTVTPQPQAGNDQPRLFRLPKDKALVNRMGFNNEGVKVVARRLKDWRVKKEADRSSLATRPLPLIIGGNIGKNKVTPNEDAWKDYEICFRELFNWVDYFVVNVSSPNTPGLRELQEKDALRKILSHLQTINQTLAGTKQEPKPLLLKIAPDLTQEQIDDVIDLALEIKLDGLVATNTTINRAGLQSPTAELEAIGAGGLSGKPLTQRSTEIVQYITQKTHGAIPVIASGGIFTGADAKEKLQAGAALVQVWTGFIYEGPAIVQNICQELV
- a CDS encoding acetyl-CoA C-acyltransferase, whose protein sequence is MQEAYIVAGFRTAVGKSKRGVFRFYRPDDLAVDVIKGLMASVPQLDAKRVDDLIVGNAVPEAEQGLQVGRIIAARALGFDIPGMTVNRYCASGLETIAIATAKIRSGQAECIVAGGTESMSLVPTAGWKTVPAYSIAKDEPDYYLSMGLTAEAVAKEYNVNREDQDAFSYNSHKKAINAIQQGYFKSGILPITVEQVYVDEKGKKKTKSYVVDTDEGPRQDTSVEALAKLKPVFALNGSVTAGNSSQTSDGAAFVIVMGERMVNELGLKPIARLVNCASAGVHPRIMGIGPVEAVPKVLRQANMNLGQIDLVELNEAFASQALAVIRKLEINPDIVNINGGAIALGHPLGCTGTKLTIQITNDMKRLNKKYGIVTACVGGGQGIAGIIENIN
- a CDS encoding DUF1800 domain-containing protein; protein product: MDRRSFFLLNKKTNPSAEQSYAGLRFITSGLAPYAGPWTSAEVAHLLKRTMFGSTKSDIDYFKSMSVSNAVDALLTISAAPAPPVKTYDNTGIAGGDPELAIAAGTTWVNTPTIDEEANDKRIVSWKSWWTGLLINQNRSITEKMILFWHHHFATEASMYRNGIAAYQHYVLLHQMALGNFKTLVRGVTLDLAMLRYLNGYLNIKDAPDENYGRELQELFTLGKENNPNYTEADVLAAARVLTGWTIDKATETVKFDPAKHDTTSKTFSSFYGTTIAGRSDATAGDAELDDMLTMIFNKKVEVSEFIVRKLYRWFCYYIIDANTETNVIKPLALLFRNGNWEIKPVLATLFKSEHFFDALNQGCLIKSPVDLTVGLCREFNVVFPAATDYTHVYNMWGFVQDQGGNMQQNIGDPPGVSGWPAYYQLPQFHEMWINSDTLPKRNIFSDILITIGYMRDGLTLKIDPVAFAKTLPNPGDPNALINDSLAILYRVPLSDASKLTIKKQILLTNQDQDHYWTNAWTAHITNPTNDTAYQVVNMRLQSMYKYFMNLAEYQLS
- a CDS encoding DUF1501 domain-containing protein; translated protein: MKRRDFVKQSLPAAVTLPALINGFSVKAYTGASPIVQALLGAPPTDTDKVLVLIQLNGGNDGLNMVIPVEFYGNYYNARKNIAIPQNKVLTLNGTTKTALHPGMVGMQTLFNEGKLSIVQSVGIPAPSFSHFRATDIWMSASDPEEVLNSGWAGRYLGTQFPNYPNGYPNTQVPDPLAIQIGAIPSLALQGPVMNMAMNIFDPNSFYDFLDGVQDTVPDTPWGKELKYIRLIAGQTEQYSNVIRAAAAKVTSQGSYPGNNYLAQQLKIVARLVKGGLKTRVYMVTTGGFDTHSDQVNSLDTTIGSHNNLLAGLSNAIKSFMDDLEGLGVADRVIGLTFSEFGRRIKSNGSLGTDHGSAAPMFVFGKNVRPGIVGNSPFIPASVSVNDNIPFQYDFRSIYASLLQQWFCVNATDLETIMLRNFQQIPLAVNAACGTTGLDDIIRGAGEELITNYPNPFVESTSITFRTKGGHTLVQVMDGLGRVVKTLTDKVYTPGVYTLSFNSYGLPTGVYYARFQNGAIQQVRSMLKTR
- a CDS encoding response regulator; its protein translation is MLKLFITDDHELYLEGLTLLLNKQEGIRVVGSALTGESLLQKLPDLDIDVLLLDVHLPDIEEEDLLKKIRSLKPQLKILYLTIMRGTRYIHKLVKYDIQGYLLKNSSIDELKQALHTIAGGQKYFSKEINILDTEQDFRHTITIEDKKVDEILSRREIEILTLICKEYSNSEIAEKLFLSVSTVETHRKNLIAKLGVNNTVGLVKFALKNRLID
- a CDS encoding tetratricopeptide repeat-containing sensor histidine kinase is translated as MKYWLLVLSLFSVSLHAPAQVDTNYLKALYDRCLDFSEDKADSILHYATLIKKESDQLHFNKGDVLSLRLKGIFEEMSSNYSGAIEYYLQSLDASRKLTDVAYEKAALSDLAIAYANIKEPLKAKDFYLQAAKISKGTGDVYDLVNTYNNLAVIYTQLKQLDSAKLLLNDAIRYGKPYEKEIDLSSSYNNMGNLYCQEKKYDEALTYFRRNYEQHIKGDNPGDLWVDLLNLADVYSEKKQFDSANKYVQLAMKLALELESKGKEADTYGILAKLAEYKGDYRTAYDNLKKWYKLDTAIINGDTYKTIAELQERFHAKDREAANKLLKEQVEKESLRTKIVTIVAIAMAAIIILVAIAFITKRNANRRLKNINELIVQQNEKLEELNYEKNSLISIVSHDLSTPFTTIQVWGHVLQAETGTLTADQQKALGKIMQASNNGEELIRRVLDVEKKDIGQHRMQLENFDLTIFAEEVIDSFRPMAAKKDIRLHAEMPGKNLYLLSDKQLVSRICENLLSNAIKYTPHGKNVWISISDELDAVSIKIRDEGVGIEKEELPYLFSKYSKISSQPTDGEASTGLGLSIVKRIVQEINGKIFCESEPGKGSLFTVVLRK